The proteins below come from a single Esox lucius isolate fEsoLuc1 chromosome 7, fEsoLuc1.pri, whole genome shotgun sequence genomic window:
- the LOC114839554 gene encoding dynein heavy chain-like — translation MTLHVIDYITLHLIDYMTLHVIDYITLHVIDYITLHVIDYITLHVIDYITLLFIDYMTLHVIDYITLHVIDYITLHVIDYMTLHVIDYITLQVIDYITLHVIDYITLHVIDYMTLHVIDYITLHVIHYITLHVIDYITLHVIDYITLNVIDYITLHVIDYMTLHVIDYITLHVIDYMTLHVIDYITLHVIDYITLHVIDYITLHVIDYITLLFIDYMTLHVIDYITLHVIDYMTLHVIDYITLQVIDYITLHVIDYITLHVIDYMTLHVIDYITLHVIDYITLHVIDYITLHVIDYMTLHVIDYITLHVIDYITLHVIDYMTLHVIDYITLQVIDYITLHVIDYITLHVIDYMTLHVIDYITLHVIDYITLHVIDYITLHVIDYITLHVIDYMNLHVIDYITLHVIDYITLHVIDYMTLHVIDYMILFVIDYMTLHVIDYIILHVIEYITLHVIDYMTLHVIDYMTLHVIDYIILHIIDYITLHYIDYITLHVIDYITLHVIDYMTLHVIDYITLHVIDYITLHVIDYMTLHVIDYMTQHVSTISYRWKNKVNLMTTH, via the coding sequence ATGACCCTACATGTCATTGACTATATAACCCTACATCTCATTGACTATATGACCCTACATGTCATTGACTATATAACCTTACATGTCATTGACTATATAACCCTACATGTCATTGACTATATAACCCTACATGTCATTGACTATATAACCTTACTTTTCATTGACTATATGACCCTACATGTCATTGACTATATAACCCTACATGTCATTGACTATATAACCCTACATGTCATTGACTATATGACCCTACATGTCATTGACTATATAACCTTACAGGTCATTGACTATATAACCTTACATGTCATTGACTATATAACCCTACATGTCATTGACTATATGACCCTACATGTTATTGATTATATAACCTTACATGTCATCCACTATATAACTTTACATGTCATTGACTATATAACCTTACATGTCATTGACTATATAACCCTAAATGTCATTGACTATATAACCTTACATGTCATTGACTATATGACCCTACATGTCATTGACTATATAACCCTACATGTCATTGACTATATGACCCTACATGTCATTGACTATATAACCTTACATGTCATTGACTATATAACCCTACATGTCATTGACTATATAACCCTACATGTCATTGACTATATAACCTTACTTTTCATTGACTATATGACCCTACATGTCATTGACTATATAACCCTACATGTCATTGACTATATGACCCTACATGTCATTGACTATATAACCTTACAGGTCATTGACTATATAACCTTACATGTCATTGACTATATAACCCTACATGTCATTGACTATATGACCCTACATGTCATTGACTATATAACCTTACATGTCATCGACTATATAACTTTACATGTCATTGACTATATAACCTTACATGTAATTGACTATATGACCCTACATGTCATTGACTATATAACCCTACATGTCATTGACTATATAACCCTACATGTCATTGACTATATGACCCTACATGTCATTGACTATATAACCTTACAGGTCATTGACTATATAACCTTACATGTCATTGACTATATAACCCTACATGTCATTGACTATATGACCCTACATGTCATTGACTATATAACCTTACATGTCATTGACTATATAACCCTACATGTCATTGACTATATAACCTTACATGTCATTGACTATATAACCTTACATGTCATTGACTATATGAACCTACATGTCATCGACTATATAACTTTACATGTCATTGACTATATAACCTTACATGTAATTGACTATATGACCCTACATGTTATTGACTATATGATCCTATTTGTCATTGACTATATGACCCTACATGTCATTGACTATATAATCCTACATGTCATTGAATATATAACCCTACATGTCATTGACTATATGACCCTACATGTCATTGACTATATGACCCTACATGTCATTGACTATATAATCCTACATATCATTGACTATATAACCTTACATTATATTGACTATATAACCTTACATGTCATTGACTATATAACCTTACATGTCATTGACTATATGACCCTACATGTCATTGACTATATAACCCTACATGTCATTGATTATATAACCCTACATGTCATTGACTATATGACCCTACATGTCATTGACTATATGACCCAACATGTCAGCACAATTTCATACAGGTGGAAAAATAAGGTGAACCTGATGACGACACATTAG